A part of Periophthalmus magnuspinnatus isolate fPerMag1 chromosome 19, fPerMag1.2.pri, whole genome shotgun sequence genomic DNA contains:
- the chmp2a gene encoding charged multivesicular body protein 2a: MEFLFGKRKTPEEMLRQNQRALNKAMRELDREKAKLEQQEKKIIADIKKMAKQGQMDAVKIMAKDLVRTRRYVKKFIMMRANIQAVSLKIQTLKSNNSMAQAMKGVTKAMATMNRQLKLPQIQKIMMEFEKQSEIMDMKEEMMNDAIDDAMGDEDDEEESDAIVSQVLDELGLNLTDELSNLPSTGGSLSVAGKKAEPQAALADADADLEERLNNLRKD, translated from the exons ATGgagtttttgtttggaaagaggAAGACCCCTGAGGAGATGTTGAGGCAAAACCAGAGGGCTCTCAACAAAGCAATGAGAGAGTTGGACAGAGAAAAAGCCAAACTGGAGCAACAGGAAAAGAAGATTATTGCTGACATAAAGAAAATGGCAAAACAAGGACAGATG GATGCAGTGAAAATAATGGCCAAAGATTTGGTTCGAACAAGACGTTACGTTAAGAAGTTTATTATGATGAGAGCCAACATTCAAGCAGTCAGTTTAAAGATTCAGACACTTAAGTCCAACAACAGCATGGCTCAGGCAATGAAAGGAGTCACCAAAGCTATGGCAACAATGAACCGACag CTGAAACTTCCTCAAATCCAGAAGATAATGATGGAGTttgaaaaacaaagtgaaattaTGGATATGAAAGAGGAGATGATGAACGATGCCATTGATGACGCCATGGGAGATGAGgacgatgaagaggagag tgatgctATCGTATCACAAGTGTTGGATGAGCTGGGCCTTAATCTGACCGATGAGCTGTCAA acctgccatctactggtggaAGCCTGTCAGTGGCTGGAAAGAAAGCAGAGCCCCAAGCTGCCCTGGCTGATGCAGATGCTGATTTGGAGGAACGGTTGAACAACCTAAGAAAAgattaa